A genomic segment from Capra hircus breed San Clemente chromosome 7, ASM170441v1, whole genome shotgun sequence encodes:
- the TNFAIP8 gene encoding tumor necrosis factor alpha-induced protein 8 isoform X2, whose translation MNGSYLYEVHSPVATDVFNSKNLAVQAQKKILGKMASKSIATTLIDDTSSEVLDELYRVTREYTQNKKEAEKIIKNLIKTVIKLAILYRNNQFNQDELALMEKFKKKVHQLAMTVVSFHQVDFTFDRNVLSKLLNECREMLHQVIQRHLTAKSHGRVNNVFDHFSDCDFLAALYNPFGNFKPHLQKLCDGINKMLDEENI comes from the coding sequence TGGCTACAGATGTCTTTAATTCCAAAAACCTGGCCGTTCAGGCACAGAAGAAGATCTTGGGCAAAATGGCATCCAAGTCCATTGCAACCACCCTCATCGACGACACAAGCAGTGAAGTGCTAGATGAGCTCTACAGGGTGACCAGGGAGTACACCCAGAAcaagaaggaggcagagaaaatCATCAAAAACCTCATCAAAACCGTCATCAAGCTGGCCATCCTTTACAGGAACAACCAGTTTAACCAAGACGAGCTGGCACTGATGGAGAAATTCAAGAAGAAAGTTCACCAGCTCGCAATGACGGTGGTCAGCTTCCACCAGGTGGACTTCACCTTTGACCGGAACGTGCTGTCCAAGCTGTTGAATGAGTGCAGAGAGATGCTGCACCAGGTCATCCAGCGTCACCTCACCGCCAAGTCACACGGACGGGTTAACAACGTCTTTGATCACTTCTCAGATTGTGATTTCTTGGCGGCCTTGTATAATCCCTTTGGAAATTTTAAACCCCACTTACAGAAATTGTGTGATGGTATCAACAAAATGTTGGATGAAGAGAACATATGA
- the TNFAIP8 gene encoding tumor necrosis factor alpha-induced protein 8 isoform X3 translates to MPKLVATDVFNSKNLAVQAQKKILGKMASKSIATTLIDDTSSEVLDELYRVTREYTQNKKEAEKIIKNLIKTVIKLAILYRNNQFNQDELALMEKFKKKVHQLAMTVVSFHQVDFTFDRNVLSKLLNECREMLHQVIQRHLTAKSHGRVNNVFDHFSDCDFLAALYNPFGNFKPHLQKLCDGINKMLDEENI, encoded by the coding sequence TGGCTACAGATGTCTTTAATTCCAAAAACCTGGCCGTTCAGGCACAGAAGAAGATCTTGGGCAAAATGGCATCCAAGTCCATTGCAACCACCCTCATCGACGACACAAGCAGTGAAGTGCTAGATGAGCTCTACAGGGTGACCAGGGAGTACACCCAGAAcaagaaggaggcagagaaaatCATCAAAAACCTCATCAAAACCGTCATCAAGCTGGCCATCCTTTACAGGAACAACCAGTTTAACCAAGACGAGCTGGCACTGATGGAGAAATTCAAGAAGAAAGTTCACCAGCTCGCAATGACGGTGGTCAGCTTCCACCAGGTGGACTTCACCTTTGACCGGAACGTGCTGTCCAAGCTGTTGAATGAGTGCAGAGAGATGCTGCACCAGGTCATCCAGCGTCACCTCACCGCCAAGTCACACGGACGGGTTAACAACGTCTTTGATCACTTCTCAGATTGTGATTTCTTGGCGGCCTTGTATAATCCCTTTGGAAATTTTAAACCCCACTTACAGAAATTGTGTGATGGTATCAACAAAATGTTGGATGAAGAGAACATATGA
- the TNFAIP8 gene encoding tumor necrosis factor alpha-induced protein 8 isoform X4: MATDVFNSKNLAVQAQKKILGKMASKSIATTLIDDTSSEVLDELYRVTREYTQNKKEAEKIIKNLIKTVIKLAILYRNNQFNQDELALMEKFKKKVHQLAMTVVSFHQVDFTFDRNVLSKLLNECREMLHQVIQRHLTAKSHGRVNNVFDHFSDCDFLAALYNPFGNFKPHLQKLCDGINKMLDEENI, translated from the coding sequence TGGCTACAGATGTCTTTAATTCCAAAAACCTGGCCGTTCAGGCACAGAAGAAGATCTTGGGCAAAATGGCATCCAAGTCCATTGCAACCACCCTCATCGACGACACAAGCAGTGAAGTGCTAGATGAGCTCTACAGGGTGACCAGGGAGTACACCCAGAAcaagaaggaggcagagaaaatCATCAAAAACCTCATCAAAACCGTCATCAAGCTGGCCATCCTTTACAGGAACAACCAGTTTAACCAAGACGAGCTGGCACTGATGGAGAAATTCAAGAAGAAAGTTCACCAGCTCGCAATGACGGTGGTCAGCTTCCACCAGGTGGACTTCACCTTTGACCGGAACGTGCTGTCCAAGCTGTTGAATGAGTGCAGAGAGATGCTGCACCAGGTCATCCAGCGTCACCTCACCGCCAAGTCACACGGACGGGTTAACAACGTCTTTGATCACTTCTCAGATTGTGATTTCTTGGCGGCCTTGTATAATCCCTTTGGAAATTTTAAACCCCACTTACAGAAATTGTGTGATGGTATCAACAAAATGTTGGATGAAGAGAACATATGA
- the TNFAIP8 gene encoding tumor necrosis factor alpha-induced protein 8 isoform X5, whose protein sequence is MASKSIATTLIDDTSSEVLDELYRVTREYTQNKKEAEKIIKNLIKTVIKLAILYRNNQFNQDELALMEKFKKKVHQLAMTVVSFHQVDFTFDRNVLSKLLNECREMLHQVIQRHLTAKSHGRVNNVFDHFSDCDFLAALYNPFGNFKPHLQKLCDGINKMLDEENI, encoded by the coding sequence ATGGCATCCAAGTCCATTGCAACCACCCTCATCGACGACACAAGCAGTGAAGTGCTAGATGAGCTCTACAGGGTGACCAGGGAGTACACCCAGAAcaagaaggaggcagagaaaatCATCAAAAACCTCATCAAAACCGTCATCAAGCTGGCCATCCTTTACAGGAACAACCAGTTTAACCAAGACGAGCTGGCACTGATGGAGAAATTCAAGAAGAAAGTTCACCAGCTCGCAATGACGGTGGTCAGCTTCCACCAGGTGGACTTCACCTTTGACCGGAACGTGCTGTCCAAGCTGTTGAATGAGTGCAGAGAGATGCTGCACCAGGTCATCCAGCGTCACCTCACCGCCAAGTCACACGGACGGGTTAACAACGTCTTTGATCACTTCTCAGATTGTGATTTCTTGGCGGCCTTGTATAATCCCTTTGGAAATTTTAAACCCCACTTACAGAAATTGTGTGATGGTATCAACAAAATGTTGGATGAAGAGAACATATGA